CGCGCGCGGGTCGTCCCAGCCGTCGAGTTCGCCCGCGTCGATCAACTCCGTGATCCGCGAGGTGCTCATCTTCACGTCGTACTCGTCGACCTGGACGTGGCCCCAGTGGACGACCTCGGGGTACTCCCAGTCGAAGTAGTCGTAGACGAACCGCTGGCGTTTCGCCGAATCCTGCAGGTCGATGCCGCGGATGATGTGGGTGATCCCGATCAGGTGGTCGTCGATCCCCGACTGGAAGTCGAGCATCGGCCAGCACCGGTACTCGCTGGCTTCCTCGCGCGGGTGAGGGGTGTCGACCATCCGGAACGCGACCCAGTCGCGGAGCGCGGGGTTCTTGTGCTCGATGTCGGTCTTCACGCGGAGGACCATCTCGCCGGCCTCGTACTCGCCGTCGACCATCGCCTCGAACTCCTCGCGGACCGTCTCGACGCCCTTGTCGCGGTGGGGACACGGCTCGCCGGCGTTTTTCAGCTCCGAGAACTCGTCGCCGGGACACGAGCAGGTATACGCGCCCCCGCGGTCGATCAGGTCGCGGGCGTGCTCGTAGTAGGTCTCGACGCGGCCGCTCGCGCGGTAGACCGCGTCCGGTTCGAAGCCGAGGTACTCGACGTCTTCGAGGATGGCGTCGTAGGCGTCGAGGTCCGGCCGCTTCGTCTCGGGGTCGGTGTCGTCGAAGCGGACGCAGAACCAGCCGTCGTAGCGTTCCTTGTACGTGCCGATGACGGCGGGCATCCGGGCGTGGCCGACGTGCCACGGCCCGTTCGGGTTCGGCGCACAGCGCATCCGGACCTCGTCGTAGTCGTCGGCGTTCGGCAGGTCCGGCAGGGCGTGTTCGTCCCCCTCGTCCTCGGCCTCGATCGCTTCGAGTTCCTCGGGGGCGAGTTCCTCGAGGCGCGCACGCTTCTCGTCGTAGTCGAGGTCGTTGACCCGGCCGACGACGCCCCCGACGACCCCCGGCACCTCGTCGGCGTGCTCGCGGAAGTCGGGGTTCTCGCCCATCAGCGGCCCCATGACGGCGCCGACGTTCGCGTCTCCCTCGTGCTTGACGGCGTTCAACAGCGCGTGTTTCTCGGCTTCGCGCTCGACGCGCGTCCGTAACTCGTCGTCCATTGGCGGGAGGTTTACCCCGCCAGTTCAAAATCCCCGCGGTGTCGCCTCGCCGCCGCGGATCGGCGTTCGCGCGGCGGCGAGGCGACCGAGCTAGCTGAAACGGAAGTTGTACCTTGGAAAACTTGTTAGTAAGCCGGAACCGTCGCATCGCGCATGATACAACGGAGACGGGTGCGAACGGTTGCGACGCTCGCGGTCGCGGCGATGCTCGTGCTCGCCGGCTGTTCGGGCGCACAGGACGCCGGTATCGGCGGCGACGACGCCGGGGACCTCGGCTACGCCGTCGGCGGCGCACAGGACGTCGACAACTTCCGGGACAACGTCGAAGCGGGCAACCTGCCGCTGCGATCGGACGTCACCCACGAGGGGC
The Salinilacihabitans rarus DNA segment above includes these coding regions:
- a CDS encoding glutamate--tRNA ligase; protein product: MDDELRTRVEREAEKHALLNAVKHEGDANVGAVMGPLMGENPDFREHADEVPGVVGGVVGRVNDLDYDEKRARLEELAPEELEAIEAEDEGDEHALPDLPNADDYDEVRMRCAPNPNGPWHVGHARMPAVIGTYKERYDGWFCVRFDDTDPETKRPDLDAYDAILEDVEYLGFEPDAVYRASGRVETYYEHARDLIDRGGAYTCSCPGDEFSELKNAGEPCPHRDKGVETVREEFEAMVDGEYEAGEMVLRVKTDIEHKNPALRDWVAFRMVDTPHPREEASEYRCWPMLDFQSGIDDHLIGITHIIRGIDLQDSAKRQRFVYDYFDWEYPEVVHWGHVQVDEYDVKMSTSRITELIDAGELDGWDDPRAPTLESLRRRGIRGEAITDAMVELGTSTSDVDLAMSSIYANNRDLIDDDSDRRFFVRDGVEVQLAGDAPAEANPPLHPDHAERGVREIPVGDAVLIEADDLPDREARVWLKGLGPFRYTRDALQYTGEDIEVVREEGVDVVHWVPAGESVPVRMRTVDGDVSGRAEPGVAASPTDEVVQFERVGFVRVDRHEDDETVVYYAHP